The DNA sequence aaaaacaataataaagaggaaagaggagaaaaggcatttcctttttgcatTTGTGGTTTCGTTACAATGGCGTTcgtcccttctttttcttttcttttcttttttttcttaaatgttccttttgttgttacttatttttgtatttgtgtgtgtcagtgtaaatatatatatatatatatatatatatgcgtgggTGAAGGAAATGGGAACAATTTTCacatgaagcaaaaaaataaaataaaaaggaaaaaaaaaggaaaaaaaaagaagaaaattggATGAGGAatgaaggggaggaaagaagaagaaaaagaagaggaggtaaaataataattaaaaaaaaaaaagagcacaaaagacataatgaagcaaaaaaaaaaggaaaaaggaaaaaggaaaggaaaggaaaaagtgaaaatgaatatatgcatgtgtgtgtatatatatatatatatatatatatatatatatgtaaatatatatatatatgtttatacgCTGAGACATGTTAtcaaaacgaaacgaaacaaaacaaaacaaaaaaccaaaaaaaacaacaacaacaacaacaacgagtACACCTTATGGATAGCAAAAGGGGGTTATTATGATCATATAAATATGTGGTCTTTACATACGTGTGATTATTATATACAATTATATTCAGAATTGTTCATTTATTCGCATCAcacattcattcattcattcaaaaacatatacacatatgaATTTTGTATGAATAAGCACACTTATGTACTCATAtaacttttcctctttgattttgttttattttctgtctTATCATTTAGGTTGCTTCCGTTTGGTATTCTCTGTGTTAtattccatttatttttctaaaaaaaaaggaaataataattttttttgtttgtctcaCTGGTCTCTATTACTTCCTTCCATTTTTATGCTTTCACAAATAAGGCGGCTCtgactattattattgttattattatttggtggaaaaaaaggcaaaacaaaaaaaaaaaaagaacaggagTAAACACCAAATGTAAGCTACCAGGTGCGAaggcacaaaaaaacaaaaaaggaaaaataacagAGGGAAGGAGACAAACAACCGGGGACACatacaaaaaggagaaaagaaatgaaaaaaaaagaagagaaattatTACTTACACATGGCTTCACATGAAAACATGAGAATTGTATACATGATCAtatatttttgaaaaaaaaaatgcatgaAAAACACTTACACTTATATGTTTACAAATTTATGCTAATGTGTTATTGCGGCcactaaaaagaaaacaaaaaaaacctaaCGGGTGCTcggacaaaaaaagaaaaaaagtggaaatgaAGGGATGAAGGGTTTAAACATTTCAAGATATTTATCAAATAtaatttaaataaatatatatgcaagTGAAAAAGGATATGTATGAATAGAGatgaaagataaaaaaaatgtaggtTTATGTCTCAGGgttgaaagaaggaaaaaaataaaaagaaaaaataacaacaccaccacatccatttctttttctcttttttttttttttacaaaatttcctttttcccccttttttccttttttttttgttttaaatgtttgtgcttgtgcttgtgcttgtgcttttttttttccttcattttctcatcCCTCTGATTTTCAGTAGTGTCAGCGGTGTAAAATTTGTAGAATGGATTCAtcggttaattttttttttatgtgtgtgtatgtttgatttttttttctttttttcttccacctttGTTTAAATAtgaacaattttttttttccaaataaaaaatgtatAGTGGTGTTAAAACACATAACGGAGGTGATGAAGTGCATGCTTCTCTATTTTGTTcccatttgtttgttgttttcttttttcttctgttttttcttttctcttttttcttttttttttaaatatatttggTTGTGTGTGATTATTTGACTATTTGAAATGGCGTGTGAGAGGCCTCATTTTTGAGAATGCgggggaaattaaaaaaaagaaaaaagaacaggaGTGATAAAATGATACAaataaaagtttttttttttaaaaaaaataaaaaagagggaaggtgagtgaaggagaggggaagttttttctttttcttttgttttttttaatttatgtTCTTGGAATTAGTGAACTCAACTGTCCACCTgttcattttacttttttttttttagttaaTTCATTTcggttttattatttttcttatttctacTTTTATGCAATAATTTCTCTGCTTTGTGATGATCTTTAGTGCTAAGAACGAAAagtgagagggaaaggggggggggaaaataaaaatataaatatatatgtttataaaataaaacaagacagaacaaaacaaaacaaaatttaaaataaaaacccaTACTTTTATGTTTTAATTTAGCGTTCGCCAAGCTGCGACGGATGTTTTATCTGTCTtatgcgtgtatgtgtatgcatGTGAGTGTGTCCGTGTCTGTAAAAGTCAGCTCataaataattatatatataagtatttatatatatatttatttatttataaatacaAATGCAAGTTTTCATTCttcaaaaatgaaaacatttCACCCATTCAAACACATTCGcatgcacacaaaaagaaaaaaaaagaagaggattatatttaaaaaaaaatggacaaAAAGCGTTCAGCCGAGGGAGGGAAGTGGAGAGAAACTGTGAAGGGTTTCACATATTAAGagggaaaatgcaaaattaaagggggagggggaaaaaaggagtcAAGAATGTGTTAGCCTTATGATTATTTTAAcagttgtttttattttttttatttatttatgttttttttttttcgcctccCAGTGTTTGCCTGCACCAGCGTCGATGTTCTGTTTTGTGTCTGTGTGATTTCCGATTCTTATTTTCCCGCTTCTGCTTTCGTCTttaatctttttttaaaaaaaatgtttcaaagcggtttatttatttatttattgtgttgtagtttttttttgtgtgtgtttactCTCGTGTTCACCTTTTACTTGATCcactctttttgttttgttttcctttattttccttttttgtttttaagtcTTATTTTTAGCGTCGTTTGGTTCCGCTATTTATCCGCTCCATTTGAGCCCGCGAATGAACATATCTGAAGAACCgtatttgtcttttttttttgtttttttgttttgttttggagTATGTGgctgtttttccccccatctttttttccccttttccttttttttttcccttcccttcccttccccttccctttcttttttttcttttaaattaaaaaaaaaaacaattattTTTACACTGCtttctagtttttttttttgaagaaaaaaagaaaagaaaaacaatattATTGATCTCTCACTCCCTCTTCATATTGACTCTCCCCCTCCcataatatatatgagtTTATACAAATATTCATTATCACAAGGAGACGCCACTAATAATAAATACTGTCGTTTAttcttttgttctcttttttttttttgttaaatatCTGCTTTATGCATTTattacacatttttttcttgtttattctCCCTATATTTATCTTAATGTTTCCTGCACTTACACATGTGGGTATCATtaaagagtttttttttaaaaagaaaaaacaaaccaacaacagcatcagcaataataataataacaacaatatattaacaaaaaagtaaaaaaaaagaagaagagaaaagaaataattcaaaaaaaaaaagaaaaataaaagaataaaagtaAATGCCACCAAAGGAGCGTGCAGCACTTCCACCCGGTGACGCAGTGCGTGGGGAGAAACTTTTTAAGGGCCGGGCGGCGCAGTGCCACACGGGTACAAAAGGCGGTTCCAACGGTGTTGGGCCTAATTTATATGGAATTGTTGGCCGTAAATCCGGAACTGTTGAGGGTTTTACGTACAGCAAAGCCAATCAAGATTCCGGTGTTATGTGGACTCCGCAGGTACTTGACGTGTATTTGGAGAATCCAAAGAAATTTATGCCCGGCACTAAAATGTCTTTTGCAGGTTTAAAGAAACCACAGGAACGCGCCGACCTCATCGCATACCTCGAGACATTAAAGGACTAAAATGAGATAATAGAAAAATTTataatatttataatatAACTACATTATTGAAAATTTATGTTATCATACATGTATTATTAAAGCAGAGgatggaaggaagaaaggagggggggggttaTGTTATGATGGCAAGgattccattattattattattattttactttgtGGCTAtcgttatcattatcattatcattatcattatcattatttatatttgttatttGGGACTATGAGACGAGCaagaaaacgaaggaaaacaTGACCAATAGTTAATGTTAATGttaatgttattgtttttttaatttttttttgtttttgataagaggaaaaagaagaagagacgccatgaaggaaaagaaaagaagaacataaatgaattacaaaacgaaaatgaaaagaaacacaaatcAAAGTAGAATTAAGTGAAACTAAATTTAAAGATGTGTGTGGTGTTGTCACCGTAAATGTTCCTATGCCATGAGaggtttattttattttttgaaccTATCAagattcttcttttttttttccttttcgttccCTTCCGCTCCATTTGCCGGAAAACTACGGTGCGACTTCACATTAATTTAGtgttttgtctcttttgtttcccccctcctgaCTTTTTGCCATGTCAGaagagcaaaataaaaaacaaaatgaaaaggaggaaaaaaaataaaaataaaaaagaaaagagcaaaagagGGATGTACGTTATGATGGGgatggagggggggggagggaattTTAAACCGCAACAATacacatttatattttttatatttatgaaTGCAAACATGAAAAGggtgaataaaaagaataaacaggaacaaaaatatgtaaaaGGATGGAGattggggaggggaggaggaggaggaggaggaacagaGGAATATTGCGGTGTGcaattttttgtctttgtctttttctttttttatttttatttttatttttccctcccctccccaatCTCCATCCTCCTCTTGCACTTTAACGATACGTAAGGTGTTTTGTTATTGAAAAGAGGAGTGTTTGTGTGGCAGGCCAAGTATTACAaggagaataaaacaaacaaataaaagagcaaacaaacaaaaggaaaaggagggattcaaaaaagaaaaagaaaagaggaaagggaagcgaCCGCAACTCCCTGAGTTCTAAGAACTTTCTTAATCCATATACATGGGGTAAATACATTTATAAGGGATAattgaaataataataataataattaaaaaaaatcaagacAGAACGCAACAGGATATacatctatatctatattattgttattattatcggcctaaaaaaaatttctcgcaatagttttgttttttttgtctatgTGCccgtgtgcttgtgtttttgtttgttccctTTGTTGTGGGCATTTCCAGCGGCCGCATCTTTACAGCCATCACAATTAAGCCCATCAAATGACCGCTCCATGCATTACTCTTCTTCCTATTTCTACTCCATTTcgtcttattattattactgttgttgttgttgttgtttttattgttatgaaCTTTATTGTTGCATATACTCGGTTCTTCATGTATTTTGCCTCCGCATGTCACCTTTcgttttgcttcatttctatttttccctttcccccctccgccCTCTGgtctcctcctcatccttttGCGTGTGAagcagagggaaaaagaggtgaGGTAgcggtaaaaaataaatttcCTTTCATAAAGTTACAAATGTTTGTAGGCTTGCATATTTATTAGGGAAGTTGGGTATATAAACATGTAGGAAACAGGTTTGCCGTGTCGTTCCTTCCGTTCATGCTTAATATAAGCCGTGTGGATATTTGTGACATGTGTGATTATGTTGAGTTATGTCTTGTGACTTACCAGGGATAAGGCCTGAAAACGGAGTAGTGGAGGAAGCGGACGAGACTGAAACGGTAAGACAGTGTGAACCTCCGCACTGACCTCAGTTTTTtcgccctttttttcctgcttttttttattttccatttgattgattatctttttttttttctttctggaaGTGACCTCTCTTTTGTAGTGGTAGTGTTGGTGGATAGCGTTGTGGTGCAAAATCTGCCCCGTTGAGCGTCCGTTAGACGAGGCGTCACGGCCTGCCAATAGAGGCGGAGTTGTCAAAAGTATAATAAATTAAACGGGCactcacaacaacaacaacagtaaccaAACACCGCTTGTGCcgaaagtggaagaaaagggagagtgAGGCAGCAGGTGAAGGAGAGGGGCAGTAGATATTCTTTTGGCAATGCAGCATCACTTCCACCTCAATCGCAGTTTCGATATGCAGTTGTCTCCCGTTGCAGCCTCTATTATCGACTGGGCTCCAGCTGGCCGCACCGGTACCGTTGGGAATTCCCACACTCCCGCATGTTCCCTTCCAACTGTAGGCGTAAACGGGTCACACACTCATGCGGTGGATTCGACGTCATTAAGCGGTGCGGCTAAACTTAAACCTGCTGAAAATCTCTCTGGCATGCGGGTGCTGCACCGGTGCACTCGGCAGTTGCTTGCCAATTCGTGCGTGTTGGTGCCGATCTTTTCACGGGGTACGTTTAATGTGAATGCGGGGCTGCTCGCTTCTCTCGGTCTGACCGGCGGGTGGAACGATGCCTGCTCGCGGCCTTCCGGTTTCCACGCCAATGATGTGCTGCAATTGGAGGCGACGTGGGGCAAGAGGCAATGGGCGGGGATATTTAACTTGGTGTGTTTCTCTTGGATGTCTACCACTCTTCCCCTATTTGAGTTTATTACGGTGTCACCTCGGACAGATTCGTCGCTGCAGGTCGACCGACTGATGTTCAACTGGAGCGGTTTCTGGCGGGTGTTCGTTTCGGGTGACGGCAGTCGCCGAAATTCGCTCATATCGATGGATTCCCCCGCTGAAAGGTTTGTCGCTGACGTACCTGTTGCGCCCACTGGGAAACTACCTGACGAGAGTAAGTTGGGTGGTGTTACCGGTGTTGATAAAAAACATGACGGGCTTTCCACTACGCCTCCGATTACCTCTAATGGTGATGATACAAGACGTGGAGGTGCCATCAGTactggaaaaaaagtaaaggttGGTAATACCAGTGGCAATACCACTTCAATGAATGGCGATAGCGGTAGCGGCACGGCAGGGGTTTgcatgaagaaaagggaagaagttgCTGAGCCTGTCAGTGGCTCGAGTAGTGAGTTATGCGCCGAAACACAGAAGGTGGGTCGGTGGTGGAGGATTCGAGAGTTGCGCTGCGGTGTAGGTGTTGCTCTGAAAAATGACATCGTGAGTGCAGCAAACGCTTACTTTGGTTATAGCTTCCACCTGGGTCGAGCACTAACTTTCTCCTCGCATGTGGATGTTCTCCGTCGCGGCTGCTACTCCGTCACATGCAGCACCGATCGCTTCGACCTCGCCACGCGTCTGCGTGTCAACCACATCACATCGCATTTCACCGAGATGGATGCTGGAATTGGTTGGCGGCCGCTACGGCACGTACCTGGCTTTACGTGCCGCCTCTCGTACTCGATGGGCCGCACATCGATGGGTTTTACTGCCCGTGATGTTACTACTCACTGGGGTTTGGCGGCTCACAGAACTGAAACTCCGGTGCAGGCCACAGCGGTTCTACCACCACCGCTATCTTCCCTCCCTGTCCCCGTTGCTGTGGAGTCAAGGGGAGCTTTGTTACAGTTGTGGGACGCTAGCGTGGACTGGGGGCTGAGTGCAGCTCATTTAGTGCTTGGTACTCTTTTACCTTCATTAACTGGGAGCGCAGCAGCGGGGCGGCGGGTTgtaaaggagggggaggaggtggaggtTCCGGAGCATAAACCCAGGCAGTGGAATCGTCTCTCTCGAGCATTTCTTGCTGGTGTCAGCTACTGTAAAGCTTCGGTAACACAGGCGAAATTTGACCTCACGATGGGGGTGGCGACGCAGCAACCGAGACAATCGAGGCCTCTGAggttcttttttgttgtttcagcctactgaggggggggggaggggcgggagcttcttttcacttttttgttgtatgtcCACATGAGGCAACTCGCTGCGTATGTGACCATGCGGATTCGGGTGATGTGTCTCTGCCACACTGTGGAATAGTCGCATATTTGCTTCTGACAACATCGCCTCAACAGCGACGTCGAAAccatgttgctgctgctcgtcagaaggtgtgtgtttggCTTGGGAGCCTATGCCATCGGAATCGGAAGGGTTTCTCGGATTTATatcaaaataaatatatgtaactTCACTATGATTGGGTTACTGACGTCGTTGCCGTCCGTATCCATCTTCCACTGATTTCGTCCGTTCAGTAAACTCAATTTCACAtatatttcctccttctttctttttgattgttTAAGGGCGCTTCTCCGTCGCAGTTTTGTTTCCACACCACCAAATAGACGTAAAATTCAACAAGCGAGGGGGAGTGGAgggttttttcttttcaaaaagggaaagagaaatataAGAGATAGAAGGCGAAAGAGGAGCATAGGAAAGTCACTTGACCTGGTGCTAAATAACGTCGAgtttcaaaaggaaaagagggggggggaaagaaataaaataaggtaaaatatttgtatatctTCCTTGGTACTGTGTTGCTGCACCTCCGTAGTGTACCAGATTTCAGGTGCACAACATCTACATCGTTGTTCGCTTGCGTTTGACAGTTTGTTACTGTTCTCTGCAGTTTCAATAGGGGAGTTGTTGGGCTGCTGTACGCGTAAGGAAAATGTCGTTATCTAACGTTGTTGCAAATAACACTATGATGGGAGTTCATAAGAACAACTCTGGCATTGGTAATGGGAATAAATCTCAAGATAATGATactggaaaaggagggggtgATACCGATAACAACGCTGAAACAACGGAGCAGAAGACTCACTATCAATACGTTCTTGCCATTGTCAATCCATTGGCTGGTGAAACCGGTACGTCGGGATACATTACTGAGAACCTAGTGTCGTTTTTTGGTGAGGAACGCGTGGTTCTGCTTAATAAAGACCTCTTCGCCGATCCCGCACCTTTACATGAGGCCATCCGCAAGTATGCTGTGCGATACATGTCggacgaagaggaagaagaagaggaaacaaaaggcaCGGAGGTGGATGTTCGGTTGCCAACAGACGCTGTGGATGATCGTGGGACCGTCTTCGTTTCTGGTGGGGATGGAACAGTTTCTTACATTATGGATCAGATGGACGCGGTGCGGGAGATCGTAGAGAAGGAGGTGGGCAATAACGCGCGCGGTGAAGCCACCCCACGGGGGAAACCAATTTTTCCCGCTTTAGCGGTTCTTGCGTTTGGCACAGGCAATGACTTTTCAAACTGTGTAGGGTTCGGCCGTGGTTACAGTCGTGGAGGCAAATGTGGACCGCTGTGCAAAGAAGATTTGATTGAACATTATGTTCAAAAAGCCCTTACCGCTCGCAGTACACCGTTTGACCGCTGGGTGATGCAAGTAGTGCCCATGTCAGTGGCATGCAGGCAAAATGAGCGAGCCCAGCAGGGGGatgggggggaggaggaggagccaCAGTCGCCGGACGGACAAAAGAGCAGTGTGACGCAAGGTGGACTTCATGATTTGTTTATTGATTGGGACGCACTAACTGATGACCCTGATTGCAAGATTTACCGCTTCATTAACTATGTTAGTGTCGGGTTCGATGCATATGTGACACACAGGTTCAGCACATTTCGCAAAAACAACCCAAAATTCTGCAGTAAACGTTGGAGAAATAAGGCCGTATATTGTTGTTTTAGTTTTCGTGCGGCGGTAAGTTGTTCCCCACTGAAGGGGTGTGTTCCGAGTGTTTGGGTTAGTGAATCGACGTGTGGAGAAGGGGGATACGTTTCCCCTGCCGGGAGTGGGTCCCACATGACGAATGTGCAACTTCCCAGTGGAAGTAAAACATTAATGCTTACCAACGTCACCTCATACGCAGCGGGGACAAAACCATGGAACGCGGGGAGCGGCAAACTGTACCGCAAAGGATCAAGTAAGAGCACAGCTTCAATCACACCGGTATGTGTGAATGACCGAAAGTTGGAGGTGCAAACTCACAGCGGCCTTATCCACATGGGAATGATGCAAATGAATGCGGGGAAAGGAGCAAACAAAATTTCTCAAACCAACGACGTCATCTTCTTCGTTTCGTGCTGCCCAGAGGACATCTACAAGGGTAAGCATCAACAACCACCGGCGCgtgagggggaaggaaagcagTCGAAGATGAACCTGGAGGGCGCAGCAAACAacttgaagaaagaaagcaaggaGTCAGTGTCTCTTTACGTACAGTTGGATGGGGAACCTATAATGATTATTACCACCCCAAGTAT is a window from the Trypanosoma brucei brucei TREU927 chromosome 8, complete sequence genome containing:
- a CDS encoding cytochrome c (identical to GB:AAA30178.1: cytochrome C {Trypanosoma brucei} (PMID:2850466)), translated to MPPKERAALPPGDAVRGEKLFKGRAAQCHTGTKGGSNGVGPNLYGIVGRKSGTVEGFTYSKANQDSGVMWTPQVLDVYLENPKKFMPGTKMSFAGLKKPQERADLIAYLETLKD